The following coding sequences lie in one Gemmatimonadales bacterium genomic window:
- a CDS encoding GspH/FimT family protein, with translation MMVLLVVATVVGALTPSVIRQITHARINRAANVIAADFFLAQSLAGRQHQPVTMLFSPGAKTTTVTDPGSGTTLYTRRFGPESEFKLTTFTATPASVQVLPNGMTTASVIVSIGDASYQKQIRMTRAGQIRIID, from the coding sequence GTGATGGTGCTCCTCGTGGTCGCCACGGTGGTGGGTGCGCTCACGCCGTCGGTGATCCGGCAGATCACGCACGCCCGGATCAACCGCGCCGCGAACGTCATCGCGGCGGACTTCTTCCTGGCGCAGTCGCTGGCCGGCCGGCAGCACCAGCCGGTCACGATGCTGTTCAGCCCCGGCGCCAAGACCACGACAGTGACCGACCCGGGATCGGGGACGACGCTCTACACCCGACGCTTCGGGCCGGAGTCGGAGTTCAAGCTGACGACCTTCACCGCGACGCCGGCGTCGGTCCAGGTACTGCCGAACGGCATGACCACCGCCTCGGTGATCGTCAGTATCGGGGACGCCAGCTACCAGAAGCAGATCCGCATGACCCGCGCGGGGCAGATCCGCATCATCGACTGA
- a CDS encoding type II secretion system protein, with translation MTRRGFSLAELMVAMAIAGIIGAALTRLVINQARFVGTQDAVMQARAGARAALNVMTSEFRAVSDSGLVAASRDSVTIRVPYAFGIACAQVGGATIVSLLPAENSTYSGATISGYAWRDPITLAYRFVKPATVSSTSMTPCADSGITTLAAPGWAARAVAVAPNVLATPTGSLIYLYQEIRYAFASSAELPGRLALWRTVITTGVRDELVSPFDTSASFQFLVGYTLAVQTSAPADLNTVRGLRARLVTASEDLPAGRTVPMRFDLTTNILFRNNAQ, from the coding sequence ATGACCCGCCGCGGTTTCTCGCTCGCCGAGCTGATGGTGGCCATGGCGATCGCCGGCATCATCGGCGCGGCGCTCACCCGGCTCGTCATCAACCAGGCCCGCTTCGTCGGGACGCAGGACGCGGTGATGCAAGCGCGCGCTGGCGCGCGCGCCGCGCTCAACGTGATGACGTCCGAATTCCGGGCGGTGAGCGACAGCGGCCTCGTCGCGGCCAGCCGTGACTCCGTCACGATCCGCGTGCCCTACGCCTTCGGCATCGCATGCGCGCAGGTCGGAGGCGCGACGATCGTGAGCCTGCTCCCCGCCGAGAACTCGACATACAGCGGGGCCACGATCAGCGGCTACGCCTGGAGAGATCCGATCACCCTCGCCTACCGGTTCGTCAAGCCCGCGACCGTGTCCAGCACCTCCATGACGCCGTGCGCGGACTCGGGAATCACGACGCTCGCCGCTCCGGGATGGGCGGCCAGGGCCGTCGCGGTCGCGCCGAACGTGCTGGCAACGCCCACCGGCTCGCTCATCTACCTGTATCAGGAGATTCGCTACGCGTTCGCGTCTTCCGCCGAGCTGCCCGGCCGGCTGGCTCTCTGGCGCACGGTGATCACTACGGGCGTGAGGGATGAGCTGGTGTCCCCGTTCGACACCAGCGCCAGCTTCCAGTTCCTGGTGGGGTACACGCTCGCCGTGCAGACCTCGGCGCCGGCGGACCTCAACACGGTAAGGGGCCTCAGGGCCAGGCTGGTTACGGCGAGCGAGGATCTGCCGGCGGGCCGGACCGTGCCGATGAGGTTCGACCTCACGACCAACATCCTGTTCCGAAACAATGCGCAGTAG